From Anopheles coluzzii chromosome 3, AcolN3, whole genome shotgun sequence, the proteins below share one genomic window:
- the LOC120958642 gene encoding putative oligosaccharyltransferase complex subunit CG9662: MEALYSLPFFLFEVPNLKLKRPSWLHQPSAMTVFSFVLLSYFLVTGGIIYDVIVEPPSVGSTTDEHGHSRPVAFMPYRVNGQYIMEGLASSFLFTIGGLGFIIMDQTHTPGKPKLNKILLIAMGFIFIVVSFITTWIFMRMKLPGYLQP; the protein is encoded by the exons ATGGAAGCACTGTACAGCTTACCCTTCTTTCTGTTCGAGGTGCCGAACCTGAAGCTTAAGCGGCCATCATGGCTCCATCAGCCATCCGCGATGACGGTCTTCTCGTTCGTGCTGCTCTCCTACTTCCTAGTCACCGGAG GCATTATTTACGACGTGATCGTTGAGCCACCGAGCGTCGGTTCGACGACGGACGAGCATGGACATTCGCGGCCGGTCGCGTTCATGCCGTACCGGGTGAACGGCCAGTACATCATGGAGGGGCTTGCCAGCAGCTTCCTGTTCACGATCGGAGGACTCGGCTTCATCATCATGGACCAGACGCACACGCCGGGCAAACCGAAGCTGAACAAAATTCTGCTCATAGCCATGGGCTTCATCTTCATCGTCGTGTCGTTCATTACGACGTGGATTTTCATGCGAATGAAGCTTCCGGGCTATCTGCAGCCGTAA